One Campylobacter concisus DNA segment encodes these proteins:
- a CDS encoding NnrS family protein yields the protein MINNFFTYPMRIFFLTSAACAVLGAAIFFTPTDFVSLHKFIFLHLFLALAYAGFLLTGLTDWTNFSSSLKAHAYILFSLFATSFIAALFSLFLAHFFITLFWAYLVMLCLYMIWRDKNLDQFGVLGFLFGILGFEIYYLISGNEKFLNLQIYLHIIAILLISYRVSVVLGKEALKREKDMDEAIFVPNFIYKNIAICMTCAFLLFNIFFEKSIGTYYVAIACGCAVLAKLKEWHYKQLLRHNFVIYYYFMQIFLAVGFLGIGASGLLSLGLEVNFMHLIAVNAVIFSVMLIFNIAGLRHSGQELEFLRLSKIAFILVILAGVSRGILAYFWSGFYIHLPATLIALAFIFWLINFYAIFRDNEFSEDPE from the coding sequence ATGATTAACAACTTTTTTACCTATCCTATGAGAATATTTTTTCTTACCAGTGCCGCCTGTGCTGTGCTGGGGGCTGCTATATTTTTTACACCAACTGATTTTGTGAGTTTGCATAAATTTATATTTTTACACCTTTTTTTGGCACTTGCTTATGCTGGTTTTTTACTCACTGGACTAACCGACTGGACAAATTTCAGCTCCTCACTAAAAGCCCACGCTTACATTTTATTTTCACTCTTTGCAACTAGCTTTATAGCAGCACTTTTTAGCTTATTTTTAGCACATTTTTTTATTACGCTTTTTTGGGCATATCTAGTGATGCTTTGTCTTTATATGATCTGGCGAGATAAAAACCTTGATCAATTTGGCGTACTTGGCTTTTTGTTTGGTATTTTAGGCTTTGAAATTTATTATCTAATAAGTGGCAACGAAAAATTTTTAAATTTGCAAATTTATCTTCATATCATCGCTATCTTGCTTATTTCATATCGCGTTAGCGTTGTACTTGGCAAAGAAGCGCTAAAGCGAGAAAAAGATATGGATGAGGCTATTTTTGTGCCAAATTTTATCTATAAAAATATTGCTATTTGCATGACTTGTGCGTTTTTACTTTTTAATATATTTTTTGAAAAGAGTATCGGCACCTACTATGTAGCCATTGCTTGCGGATGTGCGGTGCTTGCAAAGCTTAAAGAGTGGCACTATAAGCAACTTTTGAGGCATAATTTTGTGATTTACTATTACTTTATGCAGATATTTTTAGCGGTTGGATTTTTAGGCATCGGAGCAAGTGGGCTTTTAAGTCTAGGGCTTGAAGTAAATTTTATGCACTTAATAGCCGTAAATGCCGTTATTTTTAGTGTTATGCTTATTTTTAATATCGCGGGACTTCGTCACAGCGGACAAGAGCTTGAGTTTTTACGCCTTAGCAAAATTGCATTTATTTTAGTCATTTTAGCTGGCGTTAGTAGAGGCATTTTGGCTTATTTTTGGAGTGGATTTTATATTCATTTACCAGCCACTTTGATAGCACTTGCTTTTATCTTTTGGCTCATAAATTTTTATGCAATTTTTAGAGATAATGAATTCTCTGAGGACCCTGAATGA
- a CDS encoding Crp/Fnr family transcriptional regulator, whose translation MKKSRLGLLQTHILDILTQDELEKFEFKELPKTSTIYTEDIEIIILKTGSAKLSFFEDGEEFILYHLEKNNIAILDDNCAFEVLEDAQIYVIRLDEIGEILHNPKAASEILTTTLNTIIVQRQITKSILFEDAKGRIANFLIELANEQDLKQNGYRYVFLPFSLKVLSSFVGLKRQSASTAFNELIKDDIIRKITPHEFLIIDHEKLESYTN comes from the coding sequence ATGAAAAAATCACGCTTAGGGCTTTTACAAACACATATTTTAGATATCTTAACACAAGATGAGCTGGAGAAATTTGAGTTTAAAGAGCTGCCAAAAACAAGCACGATCTACACCGAAGATATCGAGATCATCATCTTAAAAACCGGCTCAGCAAAGCTCTCATTTTTTGAAGATGGCGAGGAATTTATACTTTATCATTTAGAAAAAAACAACATCGCCATACTCGATGACAACTGCGCCTTTGAAGTACTTGAAGATGCCCAAATTTACGTCATTAGACTAGACGAGATAGGTGAAATTTTACATAATCCAAAAGCCGCAAGCGAGATCCTAACAACCACGCTAAACACCATCATCGTGCAGCGCCAGATCACAAAGTCGATACTTTTTGAGGACGCAAAGGGCAGGATTGCAAATTTCTTAATCGAGCTTGCAAATGAACAAGACCTAAAACAAAACGGCTACCGATACGTATTTTTACCATTTTCTCTAAAGGTGCTATCAAGCTTTGTTGGCCTTAAACGCCAAAGCGCCTCAACAGCCTTTAATGAGCTTATCAAAGACGACATCATCAGAAAGATCACACCGCACGAATTTCTCATCATCGACCACGAAAAACTTGAAAGTTATACGAATTAA
- a CDS encoding acyl-CoA thioesterase, with product MDILKDFGEPRIKQVMLPKDTNSAGNIFGGWIMSQIDLAGAQAAREISPERVVTISMKEIIFKQPVFVGDVLSCYAKIIAVGKTSITTQIEVTALRLNDGGFRETIHVTSAIATYVSVTKDGHKKPIDEKLKELHGF from the coding sequence ATGGACATTTTAAAGGACTTTGGCGAGCCGCGCATCAAGCAAGTGATGCTACCAAAAGATACAAACTCAGCTGGCAATATCTTTGGCGGCTGGATAATGAGTCAGATAGACCTTGCAGGTGCTCAGGCGGCAAGAGAAATTTCGCCTGAGCGAGTTGTGACAATTTCAATGAAAGAGATCATATTTAAGCAACCAGTCTTTGTTGGCGACGTGCTAAGCTGCTACGCAAAGATTATCGCAGTTGGCAAAACATCGATAACAACGCAGATAGAAGTGACTGCACTTAGACTAAATGATGGCGGTTTTAGAGAGACTATACACGTCACAAGCGCCATCGCAACCTATGTTAGTGTGACAAAAGACGGACACAAAAAACCGATAGATGAGAAGCTAAAAGAGCTTCATGGCTTTTAA
- the ciaB gene encoding invasion protein CiaB: MNDFKRLNELTKEQKSKLNAIYKNLDDKIITDALKICALDGTPSQKLALARRIVDLKVDPLQNELKKLNLGEDEQKRVLNLIYGYVRNLYEDLHLKLIKKARDEQILDQFYQAFVEAMHELGLSLNAWQISWQDKIIDTTNKEFEAKFKDLSQANEFITKNALFQCDSNGVRADRTYGAVCKEGEKFSFLPYALAFKDEVGELKKVFTKNLENLRNLAQNDEQKSYVKYLEKLQNAFCEEDNAKVINAWQEAEIAWMEVKGALQPGHPLEYYEDAYTHAVALEWDIRLVDSEGIDELKFKEKVTKTYESVCEKIKFDNAVTNKAVSENIARTQLYISVPMIYYGAELNGLFSAQVVPNDESVSAKCGKKIFAFVNYVYEGAKAKPFMKLGAEIFSKEFLDFGREILFLKPKIWKKVYVISTIGHEFGHILFIGLDTEMSMNKSGVFKFIEEYKATTGGLVNFFLHEEAEYKMAVFHELIARAVGLIAWRKVDEVRAYYCEGLIHLSLLFRAGVLKFDGKLSVDMSEQAYAKFKEICLQNYFELAQTYAKKDDASTFLEKFCQKDELSYLPKDEECKKFVEHFYARYEAIGNDVDDSGEWQRWQKLAQEAEKSRA; this comes from the coding sequence ATGAATGATTTTAAAAGACTAAACGAACTTACAAAAGAGCAAAAATCCAAGCTAAACGCGATTTATAAAAATTTAGATGACAAGATCATAACTGATGCTCTGAAGATTTGTGCCCTTGATGGCACGCCGAGCCAAAAACTAGCTCTTGCTAGAAGGATAGTTGATCTTAAAGTTGATCCACTTCAAAATGAGCTAAAAAAGCTAAATTTAGGCGAGGACGAGCAAAAACGTGTGCTAAATTTGATCTATGGCTATGTTAGAAATTTATATGAAGATCTCCACTTAAAGCTTATAAAAAAGGCACGTGATGAGCAAATTTTAGACCAGTTTTATCAAGCTTTTGTTGAGGCTATGCACGAGCTTGGGCTTAGTCTAAATGCGTGGCAAATTTCATGGCAAGATAAGATAATAGACACCACAAATAAAGAGTTTGAAGCTAAATTTAAAGATTTAAGCCAGGCAAATGAGTTTATCACTAAAAACGCTTTGTTTCAGTGTGATAGTAATGGCGTAAGAGCCGATAGAACTTACGGCGCAGTTTGCAAAGAGGGCGAGAAATTTAGCTTTTTGCCTTACGCGCTTGCTTTTAAAGATGAGGTTGGAGAACTTAAAAAAGTCTTTACTAAAAACCTTGAAAATTTAAGAAATTTAGCTCAAAATGACGAGCAAAAATCCTACGTAAAATACCTTGAAAAGCTGCAAAACGCCTTTTGCGAAGAGGACAATGCAAAGGTGATAAACGCCTGGCAAGAGGCTGAGATAGCGTGGATGGAGGTAAAAGGAGCGCTTCAGCCAGGTCATCCGCTGGAGTACTACGAGGATGCCTACACGCACGCAGTTGCGCTTGAGTGGGACATAAGGCTGGTGGATAGCGAGGGCATTGATGAGCTTAAATTTAAAGAAAAAGTGACAAAAACTTACGAAAGTGTTTGTGAAAAGATCAAATTTGATAACGCCGTGACAAACAAGGCAGTTAGTGAAAATATCGCTAGAACGCAGCTTTATATAAGCGTGCCGATGATCTATTACGGCGCGGAGCTAAACGGACTTTTTAGCGCTCAGGTCGTGCCAAATGACGAGAGTGTGAGCGCAAAATGTGGCAAGAAAATTTTTGCCTTTGTAAATTACGTCTATGAGGGCGCAAAGGCAAAGCCTTTTATGAAGCTTGGGGCTGAAATTTTTAGCAAGGAATTTTTGGATTTTGGTAGGGAAATTTTATTTTTAAAACCAAAAATTTGGAAAAAAGTATATGTAATTTCAACGATCGGTCATGAGTTTGGGCACATCCTCTTTATCGGACTTGATACTGAGATGAGCATGAATAAAAGTGGCGTCTTTAAATTTATAGAAGAGTACAAGGCGACGACTGGCGGGCTAGTAAATTTCTTCTTGCACGAAGAGGCGGAGTATAAAATGGCCGTCTTTCATGAGTTAATAGCTCGCGCAGTTGGGCTTATCGCGTGGCGAAAGGTCGATGAGGTGAGGGCTTATTACTGCGAGGGGCTCATACATCTTAGCCTGCTTTTTAGGGCTGGAGTGCTTAAATTTGACGGCAAACTAAGCGTGGATATGAGCGAGCAAGCCTACGCTAAATTTAAAGAAATTTGCTTGCAAAACTACTTCGAGCTAGCGCAAACATACGCTAAAAAGGATGATGCGAGCACGTTTTTGGAGAAATTTTGCCAAAAAGATGAGCTAAGCTATCTGCCAAAAGATGAAGAGTGCAAGAAATTTGTTGAGCATTTTTACGCTAGGTACGAGGCTATCGGCAACGACGTCGATGATAGCGGCGAGTGGCAAAGGTGGCAAAAACTAGCCCAGGAAGCGGAGAAGAGCCGTGCTTGA
- a CDS encoding putative bifunctional diguanylate cyclase/phosphodiesterase, translating into MLDRVTNFHNGSFLFIFALIIAYFSAIYLGDQLYLTAISVGTDVVIAIFLFFLLKSSRNLNSYWTYIFLAIASWALADILLLLYDRSLLMHGNISRTELMQILYLIPFFMFIVSFVAFFTRILKRVIWQQVAVDALALMLITVSFFWFVVFDKSLAVALNQEFVTSLSYIIMDIFIFCFVFVVAFSLNFVSKKPIFSYKRVSLLLYLLALLIICICDAYYSSKAFLAYGGTNVHYEFFFKVAFFIIFVACLHLKENEANIKIRSYRKDYIRALIYKFITLLIVSLLFLGAANTDKIYSVWIVFLLMVLLAYAALIYSISSTVAMRDLARSERHIIAQLDEEIQDSLKELEEKNERLRQLSEFDSLTGLLNRQSFLSKLSEMIKTKALGEKIDIYCIDINHFKAINDSYGHYVGDEVLLKFSKNIKAILPEGAIVSRFGGDDFMIVLKQKNEGHYREFLYYLLNIIAEQISVGDYKIALGAKVGVSSTQTSEILADDLIMQAGAALDAAKRDVNTKYVFYDDIKEIIQEKNYIEILLNSMNFDEEFSLNFQPQYLLNGKKIIGAEALIRWNSPVKGFVSPAKFIPVAEQSSIINTIGIWVAKEAIRQMSYWNKKYGISLKVGINISPKQVDNVNFASDIFGYVEEFGMDPKCVDIELTEASLVNAEEIMQTVLKKFSDKGMSISIDDFGTGFSSMNYIKKYPLDRLKIAKELVDNIAINEIDRDVVKSVITLAKNIELKTIAEGVEDETQLEILRELGCDEIQGYFWGKPMNAKDFEELIRSTLDHI; encoded by the coding sequence GTGCTTGATAGAGTGACAAATTTTCACAACGGCTCTTTTTTATTTATATTTGCCCTGATTATTGCTTATTTTTCTGCTATTTATCTGGGAGATCAGCTTTATCTGACAGCCATATCAGTCGGTACCGATGTAGTGATCGCCATATTTTTGTTCTTTTTATTAAAAAGTAGTAGAAATTTAAACTCATACTGGACCTATATATTTTTAGCTATCGCAAGCTGGGCGTTAGCAGATATCCTTTTATTGCTTTATGATAGATCGCTTCTCATGCACGGAAATATCTCTCGTACGGAGCTTATGCAAATTTTATATTTGATCCCATTTTTTATGTTTATCGTCTCTTTTGTCGCCTTTTTTACAAGGATTTTAAAAAGAGTGATATGGCAACAAGTCGCGGTAGATGCGCTTGCTTTGATGCTTATAACGGTTAGTTTTTTTTGGTTTGTAGTTTTTGATAAAAGTTTAGCGGTAGCACTTAATCAAGAATTTGTGACTAGCCTTTCATATATCATAATGGATATTTTTATCTTTTGCTTTGTCTTTGTTGTCGCATTTTCACTAAATTTCGTATCAAAAAAACCAATTTTTAGCTATAAAAGAGTGAGCCTACTTTTATATCTGTTAGCCTTGCTTATCATTTGCATTTGCGATGCATACTACTCGTCAAAGGCCTTTTTGGCATACGGTGGTACAAATGTTCATTATGAGTTTTTCTTTAAAGTTGCATTTTTTATTATATTTGTAGCTTGCTTGCATTTAAAGGAAAACGAGGCAAATATCAAGATAAGAAGCTACAGAAAAGACTATATAAGGGCGCTTATATATAAATTTATCACCCTGCTTATCGTATCTTTACTCTTTTTAGGAGCTGCTAATACAGATAAAATTTACTCAGTTTGGATAGTTTTTCTGCTTATGGTTTTGCTAGCCTATGCAGCGCTAATTTATAGTATCTCAAGTACAGTTGCTATGAGGGATTTAGCTAGATCTGAAAGGCATATCATCGCTCAACTTGACGAAGAGATCCAAGATAGCTTAAAAGAGCTTGAAGAGAAAAACGAGCGCTTAAGGCAGCTTAGCGAATTTGACTCACTCACTGGGCTTTTAAATAGACAGTCATTTTTAAGCAAACTATCAGAGATGATAAAGACCAAAGCGCTTGGCGAAAAGATAGATATTTATTGTATCGACATCAACCACTTTAAGGCTATAAATGACTCATACGGCCACTACGTGGGTGATGAGGTGCTTTTGAAATTTTCTAAAAATATAAAAGCGATCTTGCCAGAGGGCGCTATCGTCTCAAGGTTTGGCGGCGATGACTTTATGATAGTTTTAAAGCAAAAAAATGAGGGGCATTATAGAGAATTTTTATACTATCTGCTAAACATCATAGCCGAGCAAATCTCAGTTGGCGATTATAAGATAGCTCTTGGAGCAAAGGTTGGCGTTAGCTCAACGCAAACAAGTGAAATTTTAGCTGATGATCTTATCATGCAAGCTGGAGCGGCACTTGATGCGGCAAAAAGAGATGTTAATACAAAATATGTCTTTTACGATGATATAAAAGAGATCATTCAGGAGAAAAACTACATAGAAATTTTGCTAAATTCTATGAATTTTGATGAGGAATTTAGCCTAAATTTCCAGCCGCAGTATCTGCTAAATGGTAAAAAGATAATAGGTGCTGAGGCTCTTATAAGGTGGAACTCTCCGGTAAAAGGCTTTGTAAGTCCGGCCAAATTTATCCCAGTAGCCGAGCAAAGCTCAATTATAAATACAATAGGAATATGGGTGGCAAAAGAGGCCATAAGGCAGATGAGCTACTGGAACAAAAAGTATGGTATCAGCCTAAAAGTTGGCATCAATATCTCGCCAAAACAGGTTGATAATGTAAATTTTGCATCGGACATCTTTGGCTATGTTGAAGAATTTGGCATGGATCCAAAGTGCGTTGATATCGAGCTTACAGAGGCAAGTCTCGTCAATGCCGAAGAGATAATGCAAACAGTCTTAAAGAAATTTTCAGATAAGGGCATGAGCATCTCCATTGATGACTTTGGCACTGGCTTTTCATCGATGAACTACATCAAAAAGTATCCGCTAGATAGGCTAAAGATCGCAAAAGAACTAGTTGATAACATCGCTATAAACGAGATCGATAGAGACGTTGTAAAAAGCGTTATAACTCTAGCTAAAAATATCGAGCTAAAGACGATCGCTGAGGGCGTCGAGGACGAGACTCAGCTTGAAATTTTAAGAGAGCTAGGCTGCGATGAGATACAAGGTTATTTCTGGGGTAAGCCGATGAACGCTAAAGACTTTGAAGAGCTCATAAGAAGCACGCTTGATCACATCTAA
- a CDS encoding EAL domain-containing protein → MERNIFFTSNSSLILRQKQIFYAVIALFIFSQFAGILNYKNFENLLIFLGFGLVVFGIYISMNRSKLKAMHWLAACFGVFLWTIIDAIRSVNEDFLLRSKEQISYLDFFDLLPMFLLLAAVGIFFVVKFIASDKKILVLADSFNVLLLVFTLAYCIVGDMGDFDILIHPKSPSELAASIAIFVNLSILFIALSEIFNSNHLYIRHSGFFLIIASAIFTLLNLYVFYNELINKGHDFTLHSIYLVPFFLLMLGAFYLRGDNKRISAADVGIKTTSKLVPIISAALILIKTDLSSYVDLLIIFVVVAGAVISYFMKVLDQSEEIYNAEQNLHDAKNKEKHLKTNELEMINLSLEGVSEKDYLTSLGNRDSLLNELKGMCSVLGEKQEIAVYYINISRFKNINTSYGHEVGDKILKAIAKRIREACNRQEVTARIGADEFIVLSKMEENSHTKRMKLGMELRDTIEKPLQIDKYHFAIKSVVGIHVVTRDNISDPRNIIKKADMAMYYAKQNPAKNPMVYNNEIDSEIQQSSNIEIALKKANLQEDFEVYFQPIYDIKNLKIICVEALLRWQSKEYGQKEAGEFMDIASLNSDILNDICTLSVSKTVEQAVRWQNKKLKVPKISINVAQIQSTSEKFVNEFMLTLNSHHLNPKQFELEFSEDIWKNDQETLDKIFSLLEKNSIDVCIDDFGSGYTSFVYIRKYKIDRIKIANDFVAQSVINKKDMQVVAAIINIAKSMKLKVTAKGVESHEIKELLKELNCNEMQGYFLSRPMSAEEFENSLRQNSHMVADI, encoded by the coding sequence ATGGAGAGAAACATTTTTTTTACGTCAAATTCGTCACTTATCCTAAGACAAAAACAAATTTTCTATGCCGTTATAGCTCTTTTTATATTTTCTCAGTTTGCCGGCATTTTAAACTATAAAAATTTTGAAAATTTGTTGATATTTTTGGGTTTTGGTCTTGTAGTTTTTGGTATCTACATCTCTATGAATAGATCAAAGCTTAAAGCTATGCACTGGCTTGCTGCATGCTTTGGGGTCTTTCTTTGGACTATTATTGATGCCATTAGAAGTGTCAATGAAGACTTTCTTTTAAGAAGCAAAGAGCAAATTTCTTATCTTGATTTTTTCGATCTGCTCCCTATGTTTTTACTATTGGCCGCTGTTGGTATATTTTTTGTGGTCAAATTTATAGCTAGCGATAAAAAGATCCTAGTTCTAGCCGATAGCTTTAACGTTCTTTTGCTAGTTTTCACGCTTGCTTATTGTATTGTTGGAGATATGGGTGATTTTGATATATTGATCCATCCCAAAAGCCCTAGTGAGCTTGCTGCTAGCATTGCTATTTTTGTAAATTTATCTATTTTATTCATCGCTCTTAGTGAAATTTTTAATAGCAACCATCTTTATATTAGACATAGTGGCTTTTTCTTGATAATCGCAAGTGCGATTTTTACGCTATTAAATTTATATGTTTTTTATAATGAGCTTATAAACAAAGGGCATGATTTTACTCTGCACTCTATCTACCTTGTGCCATTTTTCCTCTTGATGCTCGGAGCATTTTACTTAAGGGGTGATAACAAGCGTATAAGCGCAGCAGATGTTGGCATAAAAACAACATCTAAGCTCGTGCCTATTATCTCAGCTGCACTAATACTAATAAAAACTGACCTATCATCTTATGTTGATCTGCTTATAATTTTTGTTGTTGTAGCTGGAGCGGTTATTAGCTATTTTATGAAAGTGCTTGATCAAAGCGAAGAGATATATAACGCAGAGCAAAATTTACATGATGCTAAAAACAAAGAGAAGCACCTAAAGACAAACGAACTTGAGATGATAAATTTAAGTTTAGAGGGTGTATCTGAAAAAGACTATCTAACCTCTCTTGGCAACAGAGACTCTTTGCTAAATGAGCTAAAAGGTATGTGTAGTGTTTTGGGTGAGAAGCAAGAGATCGCAGTTTATTATATAAATATAAGTCGCTTTAAAAATATAAATACATCTTATGGACATGAGGTTGGCGATAAAATTTTAAAAGCGATAGCAAAGCGCATACGTGAAGCGTGCAACAGGCAAGAGGTCACCGCAAGGATCGGCGCTGATGAGTTCATCGTGCTTTCAAAAATGGAAGAAAATAGCCACACTAAACGCATGAAACTTGGTATGGAGCTAAGAGATACGATAGAAAAACCTTTGCAAATAGATAAGTATCACTTTGCTATCAAGAGTGTCGTTGGTATCCACGTTGTCACAAGAGATAACATCAGCGATCCTAGAAATATCATCAAAAAAGCTGATATGGCGATGTACTACGCTAAGCAAAATCCAGCCAAAAACCCGATGGTTTATAATAATGAGATAGATAGCGAAATACAACAAAGCTCAAACATAGAGATAGCTCTTAAAAAAGCAAATTTACAAGAGGATTTTGAGGTATATTTTCAGCCGATTTATGACATTAAAAATTTAAAGATCATCTGCGTAGAAGCGCTACTTAGATGGCAGTCAAAAGAGTATGGACAAAAAGAAGCTGGCGAGTTTATGGATATAGCTAGCTTAAATAGCGACATCTTAAACGACATCTGCACGCTTTCTGTCTCAAAAACAGTAGAACAAGCCGTAAGATGGCAAAACAAAAAGCTAAAAGTGCCAAAAATAAGCATAAACGTAGCGCAAATTCAAAGCACATCTGAAAAATTTGTAAATGAATTTATGCTAACTTTAAACTCGCACCACCTAAATCCAAAGCAGTTTGAGCTTGAATTTAGCGAAGATATATGGAAAAACGACCAAGAGACGCTTGATAAAATTTTCTCACTTTTAGAGAAAAATAGCATAGATGTTTGTATAGATGACTTTGGATCTGGATATACGTCATTTGTCTATATCAGAAAGTATAAGATCGACCGTATAAAGATAGCAAATGACTTTGTCGCTCAGTCAGTGATCAACAAAAAAGATATGCAAGTAGTCGCTGCTATCATAAATATAGCAAAATCAATGAAGCTAAAAGTGACAGCAAAAGGCGTGGAAAGCCACGAGATAAAAGAGCTTTTAAAAGAGCTTAATTGTAATGAAATGCAAGGATATTTCTTATCTCGTCCGATGAGTGCGGAGGAGTTTGAGAATTCTTTAAGGCAGAATTCTCATATGGTGGCTGATATTTAA
- the dut gene encoding dUTPase, whose translation MDERTIVLEMLKMQQSLNDETNGLGWENGYTNKNKLISWRRCIYMECAELIDSFAWKHWKSIDAKTDEQNLRIEVVDIWHFIMSLALQIYKAKQLGDVETLADDICQSSGFSDYCKEPLKVEDESIYEIMNDVEMLIHECSGFDYDIFDIFKIYFSMSLKCGVNLYSLYECYIAKNVLNRFRQNNGYKEGSYKKIWNGREDNEVMSEILSNGVSKIDEIYAALEREYKKVK comes from the coding sequence ATGGATGAAAGAACTATTGTTTTAGAGATGTTAAAGATGCAACAAAGCCTAAATGACGAGACAAATGGGCTTGGTTGGGAAAATGGCTATACAAATAAAAATAAACTCATAAGCTGGAGGCGTTGCATATATATGGAGTGCGCCGAGCTTATCGACAGCTTTGCGTGGAAGCACTGGAAGAGTATAGATGCTAAGACTGATGAGCAAAATTTACGCATCGAGGTTGTCGATATCTGGCACTTTATAATGAGCCTAGCACTACAAATTTATAAGGCAAAACAGCTTGGCGATGTTGAGACTTTGGCTGATGATATCTGCCAGTCAAGCGGCTTTAGCGACTATTGCAAAGAGCCATTAAAGGTCGAAGATGAGAGCATTTATGAGATCATGAACGACGTTGAGATGCTTATACATGAGTGCAGCGGCTTTGACTATGACATCTTTGATATCTTTAAAATTTATTTCTCAATGTCTTTAAAATGTGGCGTAAATTTATACTCGCTTTATGAGTGCTACATCGCTAAAAACGTGTTAAATCGCTTCCGCCAAAATAACGGCTACAAAGAGGGAAGCTATAAGAAAATTTGGAACGGACGTGAAGATAACGAAGTGATGAGCGAAATTTTATCAAATGGCGTTAGTAAGATAGATGAAATTTACGCCGCACTTGAGCGTGAGTACAAAAAGGTAAAATGA
- a CDS encoding EI24 domain-containing protein yields MINLLRLGFKDFFTAKFITLSILPLCLSILCLAWLSIWGGGEIFDFLSDGAKNENFAFLETNSTLSFIAIKILSFSATKWIVSILFYVLSTFLTIIISIVIALVVAGFLTPVVAKEINKRHYNYVLKSEASTVRVLKVMMVEIMKFLGILLVCLPLLFVPFVNFFIINVPFFYIYYKLLLIDVGSNTLDSDKFELALLEGGGVKFIVFTLLFYLISLVPLVGLFFQLYFVIVLSHLFYQREALVKI; encoded by the coding sequence ATGATAAATCTTCTGCGTCTTGGCTTTAAAGACTTTTTTACAGCCAAATTTATAACACTATCGATCTTGCCGCTTTGTCTTAGCATACTTTGCCTAGCTTGGCTAAGCATCTGGGGAGGTGGCGAGATATTTGACTTTTTAAGCGATGGCGCTAAAAACGAAAATTTCGCCTTTTTGGAGACAAACTCGACGCTATCTTTTATAGCTATTAAAATTTTAAGCTTTAGCGCTACAAAGTGGATAGTTAGCATACTTTTTTACGTTCTAAGCACCTTTTTAACGATCATCATTAGCATCGTGATCGCCCTAGTCGTAGCTGGCTTTTTAACGCCAGTCGTGGCCAAAGAGATAAACAAAAGGCACTACAACTACGTGCTTAAAAGTGAGGCTAGCACGGTTAGAGTGCTAAAGGTGATGATGGTTGAGATCATGAAATTTCTTGGGATCTTGCTCGTTTGCTTGCCACTTTTGTTTGTGCCATTTGTAAATTTTTTCATCATCAACGTGCCGTTTTTTTACATCTACTATAAGCTTTTACTAATAGACGTTGGCTCAAACACACTTGATAGCGATAAATTTGAGTTAGCGCTGCTTGAAGGTGGCGGGGTTAAATTTATAGTTTTTACACTTTTGTTTTATCTCATCTCGCTTGTGCCGCTTGTTGGGCTATTTTTTCAGCTTTATTTTGTGATAGTCTTGTCGCACCTCTTTTATCAAAGAGAGGCGCTAGTTAAAATTTAG